GCTTACTTAGCTGCACGGCGGTTTCCTGTTACTAAAATTAAAAAATGAAGTTGACGGTATACTAAAACAACGGGTTTAGAAGTCACTACCCATGGGCATCGAATGCGACAGATGGCCGTATCGGCAAGGCTGGGCGAAGGAACTTGCCTAAAGGTGAGTGATAACGCCTATTTTAGCTGCCTTTTTAGCCACATTTTAGCCACCTTGGCTGCCTGTGCCCGTTTGATACGCTGCGCGCACCCCAAAGGTTTTATTTGTCCGACACAATGGCATCCAGCCGGGCGATACAGGCCACAAATTCGCCCAATAGCGGATTTTGATCGGCGGATTGCGCCGGCACACCCCCAATGTATACCTCGGCCATGGCGGCAATGTGACTGCCGGCAAAAACGCCCAGCGGCGCGGGCTGCCGGCACAGGCTCGCAAGCTTTGGGATGCACACAAATTGCAGCCACTCGGGAAAGCTCAGGGTATCTACACAAAAGGGTTCGCAGCTTTGCAGGGCCTCAGGTGAGGGTGGCTGGGCCGCCCAGATCCCGAGCGCGCCCATCAGCTGTTCAAGCTCGGCCAGCAATTCGGCCAGAGCCGCTTTGCGGGCGTTCACTAGCGGCCGCCCAGCTCGCGCCGAAACGGTGGCAGGGAGTTCAAAATGGCCTTGCCGTAACGGCGGGTGAGCAGGCGGTTATCCAGCAGGGTAATCACGCCGCTGTCTTTTTCGGTGCGCAATAAACGGCCACAGGCCTGCACCAGTTTGAGCGAGGCATCGGGCACGGTAATTTCCATGAAGGGATTGCCGCCGCGCGCTTCTATCCATTCAGATAACGAGGCCTCTACCGGGTCGTCGGGTACGGCAAAAGGAATTTTGGCGATGATGACGTGCTGGCAATAGCCGCCCGGTAAATCCACCCCCTCGGCAAAGCTTGCCAGGCCAAACAGCACGCTGGCCTCGCCGGCATCGATGCGCTGCTTGTGGGTGGTGAGCATTTCCTGCTTGGATTTATCGCCCTGCATGAGAATGCGCTCGCGCCAGGCCAGCGGCAGGCCGTCGTAGACATCCAACATTTGCCGGCGCGAAGCAAACAGCACCAGCGCTGCATTTTGCGCGCCCAGCAAATCTGGCAGCGCATCTATCATGGCGAGGGTGTGGTTCACGCTGTCGCTGGCATCTTGTGCTGCCTTGGGAATGCGCAGCACCGCCTGATTAAAATCAAAGGGGCTTGGCACCACCGCGTAGTGGGCATCATCCGGGGTGCCTGCGCGCATTTTCAGGCGATCGAATTTGCCCAGCGCCGTGAGCGTGGCCGAGGTCACCACCGCGCCGCAGCAGCGCCGCCACAGGCTGTATTCCAAGGTGCGCGCCGCCAGTATGGGGCTTGAGCAAATTTCGTAATCAATGCTGCCGCCAAAATCCACGAGGGTTATCCAGCGCGCCTTGGGCAGCGCGCCTGCTTGCTCGGGCTCGGCGTAGCTGGCCCAGAGTGCCAGGTTGGCCTCGGCGCGCGATTGCCACAGGCCAATTTGCGGGAACCAGGTTTCCAAGTCCACCTTGGGCACATCGCAGTGGCTGGATTCCAGCGCCTCTTCCACTTCGCGGTTCATTTTGCCCAGCAGCTCCGCCAACCGCTCGAAGGTGTGTTTAAGCTCAAGGCTCACGTCGCGCAGTGCCTCGGGCACCAGGCCCTGCTCGAAGCGGTAGCGCGGCGAACGCTCCGGGTCTTCAATGCGCTCGGCAAGCTGGGTGATCATGGGGTAGGCCAGCTCCAGGTTGCGTTTGACTTCGTGCAGCGCCGAGGGCAACTGCTCGGCAAAGCGGTCGATATTGCCCGCACCGCTGATCTCGCCCAGCATTGCCCCCTGCACCTTGTTGGTTTGCTCTACCCACTTCATGGTGCCGATCAAACGCGAGTGCTCGGCGAAGTGGTTGAGGGCTTTATCGGGCAGGTGGTGGCCTTCATCAAAAATGTACAAGGTATCGGCGGGCTCCGGCAAAATGGCGCCGCCGCCAAGGGCGAGGTCTGCCAGCACCAAATCGTGGTTGGCCACAATCACATCAAAACTGCCGAGCGAATCGCGCGATTTAATAAAGCTGCAAGAGGCCACATTCGAGCAGCGCCGGCCGGTGCACTGGCGGTGATCGGTGGTCACCCGCGACCACACCTGCGGCTCGATTTCATCGTGCCATTCGTCTTTATCGCCGGCCCACTTGTTGGCCGCCAGTGCGTCCATCATGGATTGATAAATGGTAAGTGCCTGCTCATCAATTTGCGGGTATTCATCTTCGTACAGGGCTTGGTCGCTGGCGTTGGCGGCGTCTACATCGGTGAGAATGCGATCGAGTTTGGAAAGGCACAGGTAGCGCCCACGGCCCTTGGCCAGGGCAAAATTGAAGTTGAGCCCCGATTGGCGCTTGAGGTCGGGTAGATCCTTGTAAACAATTTGCTCTTGCAGTGCCACAGTCGCCGTAGACACCACCAATTTTTTACCCAGGGCTTTGGCCACGGGAATGGCGGCCAGCAAATAGGCAACGGTTTTACCTGTGCCTGTGCCCGCCTCTACCACGCAGATGTGCTGTTCACCCACGCGCACGCCTTCGTCATCCAGCGCTATGCCGCCCAAGGTGCGGGCGATTTCGGCAATCATTAACTTTTGCCCGTAGCGGGGCTTGAGTTCACGCGCCTCCAAGAATTGGCTGTAGGCGGTTTGAATGGTTTTTTTCAGATCGGCGTTGAGCGCCATTAGCGGTAGGCCCGTTTTCTATTCATACGTTTAAACACGGCGGGCAAAAAGCGCTTCACGGTTGGCGCGAGTGCACTGATGCCCTTGCCGATAACTATTTCATCGCGCCCGCGCGCAATGGCATGCAAAAATGCCCGCGCGCAGGCCTCGGCGCTCAGGCCGTTGGCGATGCCAGGCTCCATTTTACCGAGCGGCTCGCCACTTGCGGTGAGCGAATTGACCGAGATCTGGGTGTGCACCCAGCCAGGGCATGCCACGGTAACCTGCAATTTGCCGTGCATTTCTGCCCGCAGGCTCTCCATAAAACCCATCAGCGCATGTTTGGAGGCGCTGTAGGCCGAGCGCCCCTGTGAGCCCACAAGGCCAGACACGCTCGCCACCGTAGCCACCACGCCATGGCTTGCGGCCACAAGCTTGGGCATCAGCGCCTTGGTCATGGCCACCGAGCCTAAGTAGTTCACTTCCATCACGCGCCTGTCTACGGCAAATGCCGTTTCATCGGCGCGCCCGCGCTGGGAAATGCCGCCATTATTGATGAGGATATCCACCTCACACCCGGCAGCCGCCGCACGCACCTGTTCAAACAGCGCCTCGGGTTGCGCCAAATCCAGCACCAGCACGCGGTGATGCTCTGCATTGGGCAACTGTTCGCGCAGTGCATTGAGTACCGATTCGCGCCGGGCGCACAAGGTTAAATAGGCACCGCGCGCGGCCAGCTCGCGCGCCAGCGCCTCGCCAATACCCGATGATGCGCCGGTAATCCAAACATGTTTGTTACTGAAAAAGTCCGCCATGGGAGCTCCTTGCTGTTTCGCCCATCCCTAGGTCAGGCGCGAGTGGTTAATCCGTGAATACTGGTGCGCGAGTGTAACCCGTGCGCGCCGGGCTGGCACCTAAATGGGCCAGTTACAACGGCTTGGGCTGCCAGTGATCTACACTCTATTTAGATATATAACAGCCAACTAATATTACAACCAACGGCACCTGCCCCATGATCAAACAGGAAAAACGCCAGCTTTTGATATTGGCCATTGTTGCAGTGGCGCTAATCACGCTGGCAAGCCTGCTCACCCTGCTGGCCAACGAGCACCTGAAATCCCGCGAGCGCGACAAAAGCGCCACCAAGCGCGCGCTGGGCGTGGTGACCTCGCGCGCCAAGTTCGATGCCTTTGCCGGTGCCGAGCTTTGCCGCGAGGCCATTCGCAGCCAGGTGCCGGGCAAAATCATTACCCTGCACATGGATTCGCGCTCGGCGCGCTACGATGAATTTGAAAAAACCAACACGCTGCTGTTTGTGGTAGATGCCGTGCCCGAGGGCCAGAATTTCCTCAGCGAGCATGCCTCCACCAAGGCGCTGCACGCCCAGTGCATCACCTCGGCCGAAGACAACCGGCTGGTAAACCTGATAGTGGCACCCGCCGATGGCAGCTAGTGGTCTGCGAGTTTGGCACTCACGGGATTGGCGTAAATACCCAACAGCAAATCGCGCTGTTCATCATTCAGGCCTGCCACGCGGCGCTCAAGCTCGGCTTGCTCGGCCGGGTAATCTTGTGGGTTAAAGGGCGTGTTGTCTTCCCCTACCCCCACCTTGGGCACGCGCCCGGTGAGCATCTGGAAGGCCAGGCAATTGCTGGGGAACAACACATAGTTGCTGAGCACCTGGCGATCGATTTCCTGGGCGACTTCATCGGTGCCGTTAAACTCGCCTTTGATCACTTCGCCAAAGCTTAAGTGAATGCGGCCTTTGTAGCCGTTGATGCCAGCGGCAATGCTGGCTACATCTTCGTGTTCGCCCTTTTGGTAGCTGCCCTCTGTTTTCAGCAGGTACAGCTCGCGGCTCTTGGCCAGATCGCATGGATCCCACTCGTAGGAAATAGACACAGGCACAATGTTCAGCTCGCCAATGTACTCGCCCAATGGCTGGGTTTTGGGTTTGCTCAGGGCAAACATGCCCACCACTGCCGAGTTGGTTTTATCGCGCCCGTCTTTGGCGCGCCCCTCACGCTGGGCCACCCACACGTTGGATTTTTCATCGCACAGGGCGTGGTGAATATACGACGATAAATACTTGGCGGCCTTGAGCTTTTCACGCGGCGCCTTGGCACTGCGGTTTACGATGAAGCTCTTGTTCAGGCGCATCAAATCAGACACATAGGGCTTGGTGAGCAGGTTGTCGCCAATGGCGATTTGCAGTGTCTGGAATTCATTTTGGTAGAGCACATAGTTCACCATGGCCGGGTCCATGGCGATATCTCTGTGATTGCTCACAAACAGGTAGGCCTGGTTGCGCGCAAGGCCCTCAAGGCCACTTGCGGTAACGCCGCGGGCTTTTTCATCAAGCATGGCGCGCAGGTAGCGCGATACCAACTCCTGCAGGCCATCCACACTGTTGATGCCGGCAAGCTGGGATTTAAGCTTCATGGCCACCAGCGGACGCAGGGCCCAGGGCGCCAGTTTATTGAGCGTGGGGAACTTCAATGCCGCCACCGCGGTGTGTAGCTCTGGGTCTTTTACGATGCGGGCCAGTACAGGGGCTACTTCATCGTCGCGGTAGGGGCGGATATCGTCGAAATCGGTCATGGGCAGAGTGTCTTGGGTTCGGGATTAGGCGCGCTTTGGATTATAGTAGGCCCGCCTTTGAGGCTGGCCCTGCGGCCCTCGCCGTCCAGTTGGCGAAAAGCTGGCAAAAATACCGAAAAAGGAACAGAAATGCTACCCAATGCCTGCCCCTGTGGCTCGGCCAATGCCTACGCCCAATGCTGCGCGCCCCTGCACCAGGGGGCGCCTGCCGCCACCCCCGAGGCGCTGATGCGCTCGCGCTTTAGTGCCCACGCCCTGGGGCTTTTGGATTACATACTGGCAAGTTGGGCGAGTGAGGCACGCGCGGCCATAGACACGGGCGCACTCAGCCAGTGGCTGGGCGAGGCGCAGTTTGGCCAATTGCGGGTACTTGGTGCCCAGCAAGACTGGGTAGAGTTTGAATGCTGGTACCTGCAGGCAGGCCAATTACACAGCCTGCACGACCGCTCGTTTTTTATTCAGGAAGACGGCCACTGGCGCTACGCAGCAAGCGACGCGCCACGCCTTAAGGCCACACAAATCGGGCGCAACGACCGCTGCCCCTGTGGCAGCCAGAAGAAGTTCAAACAGTGCTGTGCAGGACGCCTGGCGGATTAGCCAGCCGCGATTTGTGATCCACATGAGGCCGGCCACACCTAGCCGTCCGCACCTCGTCGGTCACAACTAGCCGTCCGCAACTAGCCGTCCGCACCTCGTCGGCCACAACTAGCCGTCCGCAACTAGCCGTCCGCACCTCGTCGGCCACAACTAGCCGCACACCTCTTGTACCGCCTCGGCCAGCGCGCCTATGGCATCTTCAAGCTGCTCGTCACACAGGTAGGGCGCAGGGCCCATGCGTAGCCACTGCTTCCTGAAATCTGTGTGCACACCGCGATCACGCATGGCTTCGCTTAACTGTTGTGCGTGGGGGGAGTTAAACGAAAGGAAGCCGCCCATGTACTCAACGGCGGTAGAAAGCGCAATCTGTTCAGGCGCAAAGCAGGCATCGGTAAAACATTTGGCAAGGTGGGCCAGCTGGTGGTGATGCACTTCATCCAGAAACTCGGGCGTAAGATTGCGGCTGGCAAAGAAATCGAACACATGGGCTGCGCGAAATACCGGCAGCATATCCTGGCTTGAACCCCCAAAGCGCACGGCGCCATCGGCATAGGCCAGGGGTGTTTGGGCGGGGCTGTCTACCACCGGGTCGTACTCGCCAAACCAACCCGTCACCACCGGCCGGAAATCCCGCCCGGGCGGGACATGCATGAACGCAATGCCGCTGCCCATCTGGCAATATTTGGCGCCGCCGCCCACCACAAAGGCCTGCTCCAGGTTGTAGTCGGCCACCGAAAAAGACAGCACGTTAATGGAGTGATAGGCATCCACAAACAGCTCTACCCCTTCGGCTGCACATAGGGGCATGAGGGTGTCTAACTCCAGGCTTTGGTGGCCGGTTTCAAAATTAACTGAAGAGGCGCAAATGGCCGCTGTGCGCCCGTCTATGTGACGCGCCAGCCGCTCCACCAAGGTGCTGGCGGGGTTGGCGGGTTCCAGCACCACCTCTATGCCGGCCTCTGCCAGCCGCGCCAACTGCCGCGCAACCGAAGGGTATTCGGCGTCGCTTGCCACAATTTTCGGGCGCGCTTGCAGGGGCAGCGCCGACAAAAAGCGCACAAACAAATCGTGCACGCTGGTGGCAAGCGCAATGTTGGCAGCTTTTGCCTCTATCAGCCCGGCAAAGCCCGCCCGCACCCGCTCCACCACCGCAAACTCCTCTTCAAAGCGCTCTTCGCCGTAGCGGTTCAGGCAATCCCAGTGTTGGGTATAGGCCAGGGCTGCCACATCGGGAATGGCCTGATGAATGTGACCGGTAAGCATGATGCGCGCGCCCACCGCCGCGTGTTGGTAATCTTGGGCTAGCACATTGGGGGTTTGCATGAGTTGGCTGAGCTCGGGCATTGCCATTCCTTGTAGGGAGTGTTTGTGGGGAGCACCCGGTGAAGAGTCGCTTGAGCCAGTATAGACAAGCGCCTCACACAGGCGCGGCAAGTGCGGTAGAATCCGCAGCCTGATTTTTAGCCCGCCGCAGGAGCCACCATGACCACCAGCCTCGCCGCCTTCTTTGAACACCTGGGTTTGCAGTGGCGCCTGCTCGATTGTGGCACCCGCCTGCAGCCCATCGCGCGCGAGCGCTTTGCCCAAATAGAAGACGCCCAAGTGCCCTACCCGCACCCCTACCTGGGCCAGGCGCACATGGCATTTGTGTTGTGGGCGGCAGACAGGGTGCAATCGCCCAATATCTGGTGGTTTAAGTTGCCCCTTGACGAACAGGGCAAGCTGGCACTGGCCGAGCGCGACGGCCTGTTGGCCCAGCTCACCCAGGCACTGGGCCGGAGCCTGGCCGCGGCCGAAGCGGGCGAGCAGGTAAATGGCCTGCTGGAAGGTAACAGCTATGTGTGGGAGCCCGCCGAAGCCCAGCAGGCGACACTGCATGCACGCCTGA
This genomic stretch from Simiduia sp. 21SJ11W-1 harbors:
- a CDS encoding YqcC family protein, with product MNARKAALAELLAELEQLMGALGIWAAQPPSPEALQSCEPFCVDTLSFPEWLQFVCIPKLASLCRQPAPLGVFAGSHIAAMAEVYIGGVPAQSADQNPLLGEFVACIARLDAIVSDK
- the dinG gene encoding ATP-dependent DNA helicase DinG, encoding MALNADLKKTIQTAYSQFLEARELKPRYGQKLMIAEIARTLGGIALDDEGVRVGEQHICVVEAGTGTGKTVAYLLAAIPVAKALGKKLVVSTATVALQEQIVYKDLPDLKRQSGLNFNFALAKGRGRYLCLSKLDRILTDVDAANASDQALYEDEYPQIDEQALTIYQSMMDALAANKWAGDKDEWHDEIEPQVWSRVTTDHRQCTGRRCSNVASCSFIKSRDSLGSFDVIVANHDLVLADLALGGGAILPEPADTLYIFDEGHHLPDKALNHFAEHSRLIGTMKWVEQTNKVQGAMLGEISGAGNIDRFAEQLPSALHEVKRNLELAYPMITQLAERIEDPERSPRYRFEQGLVPEALRDVSLELKHTFERLAELLGKMNREVEEALESSHCDVPKVDLETWFPQIGLWQSRAEANLALWASYAEPEQAGALPKARWITLVDFGGSIDYEICSSPILAARTLEYSLWRRCCGAVVTSATLTALGKFDRLKMRAGTPDDAHYAVVPSPFDFNQAVLRIPKAAQDASDSVNHTLAMIDALPDLLGAQNAALVLFASRRQMLDVYDGLPLAWRERILMQGDKSKQEMLTTHKQRIDAGEASVLFGLASFAEGVDLPGGYCQHVIIAKIPFAVPDDPVEASLSEWIEARGGNPFMEITVPDASLKLVQACGRLLRTEKDSGVITLLDNRLLTRRYGKAILNSLPPFRRELGGR
- a CDS encoding SDR family oxidoreductase, with product MADFFSNKHVWITGASSGIGEALARELAARGAYLTLCARRESVLNALREQLPNAEHHRVLVLDLAQPEALFEQVRAAAAGCEVDILINNGGISQRGRADETAFAVDRRVMEVNYLGSVAMTKALMPKLVAASHGVVATVASVSGLVGSQGRSAYSASKHALMGFMESLRAEMHGKLQVTVACPGWVHTQISVNSLTASGEPLGKMEPGIANGLSAEACARAFLHAIARGRDEIVIGKGISALAPTVKRFLPAVFKRMNRKRAYR
- a CDS encoding 1-acyl-sn-glycerol-3-phosphate acyltransferase: MTDFDDIRPYRDDEVAPVLARIVKDPELHTAVAALKFPTLNKLAPWALRPLVAMKLKSQLAGINSVDGLQELVSRYLRAMLDEKARGVTASGLEGLARNQAYLFVSNHRDIAMDPAMVNYVLYQNEFQTLQIAIGDNLLTKPYVSDLMRLNKSFIVNRSAKAPREKLKAAKYLSSYIHHALCDEKSNVWVAQREGRAKDGRDKTNSAVVGMFALSKPKTQPLGEYIGELNIVPVSISYEWDPCDLAKSRELYLLKTEGSYQKGEHEDVASIAAGINGYKGRIHLSFGEVIKGEFNGTDEVAQEIDRQVLSNYVLFPSNCLAFQMLTGRVPKVGVGEDNTPFNPQDYPAEQAELERRVAGLNDEQRDLLLGIYANPVSAKLADH
- a CDS encoding YchJ family protein, whose translation is MLPNACPCGSANAYAQCCAPLHQGAPAATPEALMRSRFSAHALGLLDYILASWASEARAAIDTGALSQWLGEAQFGQLRVLGAQQDWVEFECWYLQAGQLHSLHDRSFFIQEDGHWRYAASDAPRLKATQIGRNDRCPCGSQKKFKQCCAGRLAD
- a CDS encoding kynureninase — translated: MPELSQLMQTPNVLAQDYQHAAVGARIMLTGHIHQAIPDVAALAYTQHWDCLNRYGEERFEEEFAVVERVRAGFAGLIEAKAANIALATSVHDLFVRFLSALPLQARPKIVASDAEYPSVARQLARLAEAGIEVVLEPANPASTLVERLARHIDGRTAAICASSVNFETGHQSLELDTLMPLCAAEGVELFVDAYHSINVLSFSVADYNLEQAFVVGGGAKYCQMGSGIAFMHVPPGRDFRPVVTGWFGEYDPVVDSPAQTPLAYADGAVRFGGSSQDMLPVFRAAHVFDFFASRNLTPEFLDEVHHHQLAHLAKCFTDACFAPEQIALSTAVEYMGGFLSFNSPHAQQLSEAMRDRGVHTDFRKQWLRMGPAPYLCDEQLEDAIGALAEAVQEVCG